DNA from Bradyrhizobium japonicum USDA 6:
GCCAACTACACCTCCATGCTCGAGGTGATCGGCGCGCTCCGCTACGACAACTATCAGCTCTCCTCGGGATCCTCATCGTCCAGCGGCGATCGCCTATCGCCGAAGATCACCGTCGGGCTCGTTCCCACGGCGGTCGTGACGCCCTATGTCAGCTACGCAGAAGGTTATCGCGCGCCGTCGATCACGGAAACGCTGGTCAGTGGTCCGCATTCGGGCGCGACGGTCAACGACTCGTTCTTCCGCTGTCCGTCGGGTACGCCGGGTCCGGGCGCGGATTCGACCTTCTGCTTCGTCCCGAATCCGAACCTGCGGCCCGAGGTCGGCAAGAACAAGGAGATCGGCTTCAACATCAAGAAGAACGATCTGTTCACGGCGGGCGATACTCTGCGCGGCAAGATCAACGTGTTCCGCAACGACATCTCCGACTTCATCGATCAGGTCGCCTATGGAAATCCGCTGGTGGTCCCCACCGGCCCGCCGCCGGCGCCCTCCATCACCGTGCTTCCGTTCCTGCAATATCAGAACGTCGCGTCCGCCCGCATCCAGGGTCTCGAGGCTGAGGCGATGTACGACGCGAACACCTGGTTCTTCGGCCTCTCCGGCAGTTACCAGACCGGCAAAAACCTCCAGACGGGATTTGGCCTGTACAGCGTTCCGCCGCAGAAGGTCACGACGACCGCCGGTGTGCGGTTGCTGGACCGGACCCTGATCCTCTCGGTGATGTGGACGTCGGTGATCGCGAACACCGACATTCCGCCAACCTATACGCCGGCGACGTCGTACGATCTCGTGAACCTCTACGCCCAGTATCAGCCGCGGCCCGATCTCACGCTCAACTTCTCGGTCGAAAATCTTCTCAACCAGTACTACCGGCCCTACGCCATTCCGGTCGGCAGCACGGGCGATACGCAAAACGACGTGAAATGGGCGAGCGCCGGCCCCGGGCTCGTGGTCAAGGGAGGCCTGAAGTACCACTTCGGCGGCATCTAGGAAGACGCCGACGACCCCAAGGGGGGACGCCGTATTGACCGCCAGAGCCACGCTGATGACCCGGCGTGGCTTCGGCGCGTTCTGATGAAACGTCCGGCCGGCATTCGCCGATCGGCAAGACTGAAACAAGACTGACAGGAGAAAGATCGAATGTTTATCGCCATGAATCGTTTCCAGGTGAAGCTCGGCTCTGAAGCTGCGTTCGAGACCGTCTGGCGCACCCGCGAATCCTATCTCGGCAGCATGGCCGGCTTCGTTGAATTCCATCTGCTCAAGGGGCCGGTGCTCGAAGACCACACGCTGTATTCTTCGCACACGGTCTGGGTCGACAAGGCGGCATTCGAGGCCTGGACGCGATCGGACGAATTCCGCCGCGCCCATGCGCGGGCCGACAACAAGACCGGCGAAAGCCTCTATCTCGGCCATCCCAAGTTCGAAGGGTTCGAGGTCATCATGACCGAGCGCAAGACGAACGCGGCCGCTTAGATCGCGGCCGATCACGAAAGGAAGCCGGACATGCTGAGCACCGATCTCGCCGATCTCAGGGCGTATATGGCCGACAATCCCGGTGCGGTGATCGAGGACGTTGCGCGCGAGCGCAAGGTCACCCCGCGCGCGGTGATCGAGGCGCTGCCGTCGTCGATGGTGCGCGTTGGTGGCGGCGAGCATTTCGCCGCCGCCATGCAGGACATCGCCGCGTGGGGCGAGGTGACGCTCATCGTGCATACCGATGACGCGATCTTCGAGTTCACGGGCGCGGTCCCGGCGGGCGAGGTCGGCCGCGGCTATTTCAACCTGATGCAGCCGAAGGGATTGCACGGCCACCTCCGCCACGAGCGCTGCGCGGCCCTGGCCTTCGTCGAGCGTCCCTTCATGGGCAAGACCTCGGCCTTCGTTGCCTTCGTCAATGCCGACGGCGGCATCATGTTCAAGGTCTTTGTCGGCCGTGACGAGACCCGGGCGCTGCGGGCGGACCAGCTCGCGCGGTTCCGGCAGCTTGCGGACCG
Protein-coding regions in this window:
- a CDS encoding antibiotic biosynthesis monooxygenase family protein; translated protein: MFIAMNRFQVKLGSEAAFETVWRTRESYLGSMAGFVEFHLLKGPVLEDHTLYSSHTVWVDKAAFEAWTRSDEFRRAHARADNKTGESLYLGHPKFEGFEVIMTERKTNAAA
- the hutX gene encoding heme utilization cystosolic carrier protein HutX; translation: MLSTDLADLRAYMADNPGAVIEDVARERKVTPRAVIEALPSSMVRVGGGEHFAAAMQDIAAWGEVTLIVHTDDAIFEFTGAVPAGEVGRGYFNLMQPKGLHGHLRHERCAALAFVERPFMGKTSAFVAFVNADGGIMFKVFVGRDETRALRADQLARFRQLADRIAAQGAA